One window of the Populus trichocarpa isolate Nisqually-1 chromosome 9, P.trichocarpa_v4.1, whole genome shotgun sequence genome contains the following:
- the LOC7481479 gene encoding (S)-8-oxocitronellyl enol synthase CYC2: protein MAAEESNNGAEAAADCVAIIFGVTGLVGREIARRLISKNKWKVYGVARRYESFPILSPNYHFISCDLLNPQETEIKLSMVQDVTHMFWVTWTGEFPLDSRECCEQNEAMVSNALNVILAKSKALKHVSLQTGMKHYLSLRGPFDVKQVSVYDEKCPRTSEGYNFYYALEDLLKKRLAGKVAWSVLRPGLLTGSSNTALYNIMGCLAIYGAICKHLNLPFVFGGTRECWEEVFIDGSDARLVAEQHIWAATDDGISSTDGQAFNAINGPSFTWKEIWPVLGKKFGAEVPEEMFSNDFWFAKAMSDKKEAWQEIVVKEGLVHTEMEDLANWEFLDILFRFPMKMLGTRGKADRLGFTMRCKTLESILYWVDFMREEKMIP from the coding sequence ATGGCAGCTGAGGAATCCAATAATGGAGCTGAAGCTGCTGCTGATTGTGTTGCCATCATTTTTGGGGTCACCGGGCTTGTTGGGAGAGAAATAGCCAGAAGGCTAATCTCAAAAAACAAATGGAAGGTTTATGGCGTTGCTAGAAGGTATGAGAGTTTTCCTATCCTAAGTCCCAACTACCATTTCATCTCATGTGACTTGCTAAACCCTCAAGAGACAGAAATCAAGCTCTCTATGGTGCAAGATGTGACTCATATGTTTTGGGTCACTTGGACAGGCGAATTTCCTCTAGATAGCAGAGAATGCTGTGAACAGAACGAGGCCATGGTGTCCAATGCCTTGAATGTCATCCTCGCCAAATCTAAGGCGTTGAAGCACGTTTCACTCCAAACAGGAATGAAGCATTATTTATCATTGAGAGGTCCTTTTGATGTGAAACAAGTCTCTGTCTACGATGAAAAATGCCCAAGAACAAGTGAAGGTTATAACTTCTATTATGCTCTCGAGGACTTGCTCAAGAAGAGACTAGCTGGTAAAGTGGCATGGTCTGTGCTAAGGCCTGGTTTGTTGACGGGGAGCTCCAACACGGCTTTGTATAACATCATGGGTTGTTTAGCTATCTATGGTGCTATTTGCAAACATCTGAACCTCCCTTTTGTGTTTGGAGGGACTAGGGAGTGTTGGGAGGAAGTGTTCATTGATGGTTCTGATGCTCGGCTAGTCGCTGAACAACACATTTGGGCAGCTACCGATGATGGAATATCTTCCACAGACGGCCAAGCTTTCAACGCAATTAATGGCCCAAGTTTCACATGGAAGGAGATCTGGCCGGTCCTCGGAAAGAAGTTTGGAGCGGAAGTGCCTGAAGAAATGTTTTCAAACGACTTTTGGTTTGCAAAAGCAATGAGTGACAAGAAGGAGGCCTGGCAAGAAATTGTAGTGAAGGAAGGCCTGGTACACACAGAGATGGAAGATTTGGCTAACTGGGAATTCTTGGATATCTTGTTCCGCTTTCCGATGAAAATGCTAGGAACCCGAGGGAAAGCTGACCGATTGGGTTTTACGATGAGATGCAAGACATTGGAATCAATCTTGTATTGGGTTGATTTCATGAGAGAGGAAAAGATGATCCCTTGA